One segment of Rosa chinensis cultivar Old Blush chromosome 6, RchiOBHm-V2, whole genome shotgun sequence DNA contains the following:
- the LOC112173203 gene encoding pentatricopeptide repeat-containing protein At1g08070, chloroplastic, whose protein sequence is MHQKLLKILQDCKSLKQLKQSHLQIFIHGLQHSSFLLPKLLTLSSQLGFLHYAYSIFQTSCSPNVVAYNTIIKCFIGKTRVDALRVYDQMKTLRIVPNGYTFTFLLRCFESFEALEDGKVVHGDIVKLGFGSSVFVQNTLLDFYAKCAGGFEFGSARQVFDEMAERDVVSWNSMIAAYMTRGRIEPAMRLFHSVPKKNIVTWNSVVSGLSKAGNMELAHSVFEEMPERNDVSWNSLITAYMRLGDMSSARCLFEQMPEKTVVSWTAMVSGYTAIGDVESARNLFSQMPVKNVVSWNAMIAGYVHNHMFDQALSVFREMLIDGKCRPDQSTLISVLSACTHLGSLEHGKWIESYVKRNKFDMSVPLGNALIDMYAKCGDVENAKAVFDEMEQRCIITWTTMVSGLAVNGWCREALALFETMCLSGHKPDDVIFIVALSACTHGGLVDEGKIIFYQMEHEFDIKPRIEHYGCMVDLLGRAGKLEEALRFVENMHLEPNAVIWASLLGSCKIHGNGDLVESVTRRIIEQEPENPSYLTLVSNLSASVGQWKDVLIYRQVMRQQGIEKVPGCSSIQMGNKIDEFLAHDTRHEERKEIYGVLNCLNEQVSAVSDGL, encoded by the coding sequence ATGCATCAAAAACTGCTGAAAATCCTGCAGGACTGCAAGTCTCTGAAACAACTGAAACAGAGCCACCTTCAGATATTCATCCATGGACTACAACACAGCAGCTTTTTGCTTCCCAAGCTCCTCACTCTCTCCTCGCAACTGGGTTTTCTTCATTACGCTTATTccattttccaaacttcttgctccCCCAATGTTGTGGCTTACAACACAATCATAAAATGCTTCATAGGAAAGACCCGAGTAGACGCATTGCGAGTCTACGATCAAATGAAGACGTTAAGGATTGTGCCGAATGGTTATACTTTCACTTTTCTTCTCAggtgttttgaatcttttgaggCCCTTGAGGATGGGAAAGTGGTTCATGGTGACATTGTCAAGCTTGGTTTCGGCTCCAGCGTCTTTGTTCAGAACACCCTTTTGGATTTCTACGCCAAATGTGCAGGCGGTTTTGAGTTTGGTTCTGCACGCcaggtgtttgatgaaatggcCGAGAGAGATGTGGTCTCTTGGAATTCCATGATTGCTGCTTACATGACTCGTGGTAGGATAGAGCCTGCAATGAGGTTGTTTCATTCGGTGCCGAAGAAGAACATTGTGACATGGAACTCTGTTGTTTCTGGTCTTTCCAAGGCCGGAAACATGGAGTTGGCGCATTCGGTTTTTGAGGAAATGCCAGAAAGAAATGATGTTTCCTGGAATTCATTGATCACTGCTTATATGCGGTTGGGTGATATGAGCTCAGCTCGGTGTCTGTTTGAACAAATGCCGGAGAAAACAGTGGTTTCTTGGACCGCCATGGTGTCTGGATACACCGCCATTGGAGATGTTGAATCAGCCAGGAACTTGTTCAGTCAGATGCCGGTTAAAAATGTTGTATCGTGGAATGCTATGATTGCAGGTTATGTTCATAACCACATGTTTGATCAAGCTCTTTCTGTTTTCCGTGAGATGTTGATAGATGGCAAGTGCAGGCCTGATCAGAGTACTTTGATCAGTGTACTATCGGCATGTACTCACTTGGGTTCTCTTGAACATGGAAAATGGATCGAGTCTTATGTTAAGAGAAACAAGTTTGACATGTCTGTACCTTTAGGAAATGCTCTAATAGACATGTATGCAAAGTGTGGAGATGTAGAAAATGCAAAAGCTGTTTTTGATGAGATGGAACAAAGATGTATAATTACATGGACGACAATGGTTTCAGGTCTAGCTGTTAATGGGTGGTGCAGGGAAGCATTAGCTCTCTTTGAAACAATGTGTTTAAGCGGACATAAACCAGATGATGTGATTTTCATTGTGGCTTTATCAGCTTGCACTCATGGAGGGCTGGTAGACGAGggcaaaataattttttatcaGATGGAACACGAGTTTGACATCAAGCCCCGAATAGAGCATTATGGGTGCATGGTTGATCTTCTAGGTAGAGCTGGGAAGTTGGAAGAAGCACTCAGGTTTGTAGAAAACATGCATTTGGAGCCAAATGCTGTAATTTGGGCCAGTCTACTGGGTTCCTGTAAGATTCATGGAAATGGAGATCTGGTGGAGTCTGTAACCAGGCGGATTATAGAGCAGGAACCGGAAAATCCCAGCTATTTAACTCTAGTTTCCAATTTGAGTGCATCAGTCGGACAGTGGAAAGATGTGCTGATCTATCGGCAAGTTATGAGACAACAGGGGATAGAAAAGGTTCCTGGTTGTAGCTCAATCCAAATGGGGAACAAGATAGATGAATTTCTTGCCCACGATACAAGACatgaggaaagaaaagaaatttatgGAGTTTTGAATTGTTTAAATGAACAGGTGTCAGCAGTTTCTGATGGGCTATGA